In a genomic window of Chaetodon auriga isolate fChaAug3 chromosome 1, fChaAug3.hap1, whole genome shotgun sequence:
- the pnoca gene encoding prepronociceptin, translating to MLTNLNLHPTDPYRRLQSHPNTANGGTMKTVVALLLLCLCDPGQSDCQADCLSCSNILPKQLSFNTMVCLNECEGNVSPAFYQDFCRKVLSLPISSLSGSVRKRSQEEVEALFPEQDEEPVEGGLLLPIALQRFDHVTRAFGVDTKDLGGKGSQQNNAYSSQNALSLEDEYDEEAGQEERAADVAVRGQDDVGLSVSKRFGGFVKGRHGYRKLMSPGRSYQKRYGGFIGIRKSARKWNNQKRFSEFLKQYLGMSTRATEFNSVSEDLTQQNEI from the exons CAAACGGTGGGACCATGAAGACTGtggtggctctgctgctgctctgtctgtgtgatccTGGACAGAGTGACTGCCAGGCAGACTGCCTGTCCTGCAGCAACATCCTGCCCAAACAGCTCAGTTTCAACACTATG gtgtGTCTCAATGAGTGCGAAGGCAACGTCTCCCCAGCTTTCTACCAGGACTTCTGTCGTAAGGTGCTGTCATTGCCAATTTCCTCCCTCAGTGGTAGTGTGCGGAAAAGATctcaggaggaggtggaggcccTGTTTCCTGAACAGGACGAGGAGCCGGTGGAGGGAGGTCTGTTGCTGCCCATCGCATTGCAGAGGTTCGATCACGTTACAAGGGCATTCGGGGTGGACACAAAGGATCTGGGTGGCAAGGGCAGCCAGCAGAACAATGCCTACAGTTCCCAGAATGCCCTCTCTCTTGAGGATGAGTATGACGAGGAGGCAGGACAGGAAGAAAGGGCTGCTGACGTGGCAGTAAGAGGACAGGATGATGTAGGGCTTAGTGTCTCCAAGAGGTTTGGCGGCTTCGTCAAAGGGAGGCACGGCTACAGGAAGCTGATGTCTCCAGGAAGATCTTACCAGAAGAGGTATGGTGGCTTCATCGGCATTCGGAAGTCAGCCCGCAAGTGGAACAACCAAAAACGTTTCAGTGAGTTCCTGAAGCAGTACCTGGGGATGAGCACTCGGGCCACTGAGTTCAACAGCGTGTCAGAGGACCTCACCCAACAGAACGAAATTTAG
- the mrps11 gene encoding small ribosomal subunit protein uS11m — protein MYKLNCVLVSSVSNLCRQLSASLNATGSSLCGSRGLQRTLCTSAVRPQGTAAFRYGKSSGDFSLFSPLCGEDSSLSWGGRKFEELPIAHIKATYNNTHIQLTDSTGQSMVRTSCGTEGFRNVKKSTPVAAQTAGISAAAKAKTKGITFVRVVVKGLGPGRLSAIKGLTMGGLKVVSITDNTPVPHNGCRPRKARRM, from the exons ATGTATAAATTAAATTGTGTATTAGTTAGTTCTGTGAGCAATCTGTGCCGACAGCTGTCTGCATCCCTAAATGCAACTGGAAGCTCTCT ATGTGGAAGCAGAGGGTTGCAGCGAACATTGTGTACCAGTGCCGTCAGACCTCAGGGGACCGCAGCATTCCGCTATGGGAAAAGCTCCGGAGACTTCAG CCTTTTCTCTCCGCTGTGTGGCGAGGACAGTTCGCTGTCATGGGGTGGAAGGAAGTTTGAGGAGTTACCAATCGCTCACATTAAAGCCACATACAACAA cacacacatccagctgacagacagcacaggaCAGTCAATGGTCAGGACGTCCTGCGGGACAGAAGGCTTCAGGAATGTCAAGAAGTCGACGCCGGTCGCTGCTCAGACGGCGGGCATCTCTGCTGCCGCG aaagccaaaacaaaGGGAATCACGTTTGTGCGTGTTGTGGTCAAAGGTCTTGGTCCTGGACGTCTG TCTGCAATCAAAGGCCTGACGATGGGAGGCCTGAAGGTTGTATCCATCACTGACAACACCCCCGTGCCACACAATGGATGCCGCCCACGCAAGGCCAGAAGGATGTGA
- the pdpr gene encoding pyruvate dehydrogenase phosphatase regulatory subunit, mitochondrial, protein MCSCVRSSRALSPVLLPRLLLPQTGYRLACRGLWTSPHCMTVSGDSQLLPLPKEARVVICGGGIMGTSVAYHLAKLGWTDIVLLEQGRLGAGTTRLCAGIISVAKPISIECQMVNYSKSLYQQLEEETGVKTGYVKTGSLCLAQNQDRFISLKRLASRLKVMGISCNIIKPKEVAKLHPLVNIHDLVGALHLPGDAVVSPPDLNHALAVAAAGHGVQILERTSVQQVLVEKGQVMAVETDRGSIECEYFVNCAGQWAYELGQASEMKVSVPLHGCEHFYLLTKPLQEPLPLNTPVVVDMDGRIYARPWQGGLLSGGFEKNPKPIFTEGRNQLEIQNMQEDWDHFEPMLSALLRRMPALESAEIHQLVNCPESFTPDMRCLMGETPGVSGYYVLAGMNSSGLAFAGGAGKYLAEWMTYGYPTANVWPLDIKRFGNLQSSRTFLRHRVMEVVPLLFELKVPRWDFQTGRQLRTSPLYDRLDTQGARWMEKHGFERPKYFVPPGKDLLSLDQSKTFYKPDWFDIVGAEVKCCKEAVCVIDMSSFTKFELTSTKDQALDLLQHLCANDLDVPVGHIVHTGMLNERGGYENDCSVVRLSKNSFFIISPTDQQVHCWSWIKKYMPNDPHLHLEDVSWKYTALNLIGPRAMDVLAELSYVSMTPDHFPSMFCKEMSVGYANGIRVMSMTHTGEPGFMLYIPIEYALHVYNEVMSVGQKYGIRNAGYYALRSLRIEKFFAFWGQDLDTFTTPLECGREFRVKFDKDTDFLGREALLQQRQDGVSRRFVMLVLEDHDTELDLWPWWGEPIYCNGQLAGTTTSSAYSYTLERHVCLGFVSPPPSPEGLPTPITPDFINRGDYEVDIAGQRYPAKAKLYPFSSLFTQQKRRKEDMELSNLQGK, encoded by the exons ATGTGTAGCTGTGTGCGGAGCTCCAGGGCTCTGTCCCCTGTCCTGCTCCCGAGGCTGCTGCTTCCCCAGACCGGGTACAGACTGGCCTGCAGGGGCCTCTGGACCTCCCCCCACTGTATGACTGTCAGTGGAGACTCCCAGCTGCTCCCACTGCCCAAAGAAGCCCGTGTGGTGATCTGTGGAGGAGGAATCATGGGGACATCAGTAGCCTACCACCTCGCCAAACTGGGCTGGACTGATATCGTGCTGCTGGAGCAGGGCAG ACTTGGCGCAGGAACAACCAGACTGTGTGCTGGCATTATCAGTGTGGCAAAGCCTATTTCCATTGAGTGTCAAATGGTGAACTACTCCAAAAGTCTTtaccagcagctggaggaggagactggGGTCAAAACAG gATATGTGAAGACGGGATCTCTGTGTCTGGCCCAAAATCAGGATCGCTTCATCTCTCTGAAGCGCCTGGCATCCCGACTGAA GGTAATGGGCATCAGCTGCAACATCATTAAGCCTAAAGAGGTGGCCAAACTCCACCCTCTTGTTAACATTCATGACCTAGTGGGAGCGCTCCACCTGCCTGGAGATGCTGTGGTGTCTCCGCCTGATCTTAACCACGCCctggctgtggctgctgctggacatg GGGTTCAGATCCTGGAGCGAACCAGTGTTCAACAGGTTCTCGTAGAGAAGGGTCAAGTGATGGCGGTGGAGACCGACCGTGGCTCCATTGAGTGTGAATATTTCGTCAACTGTGCTGGACAG TGGGCTTATGAGCTGGGCCAGGCGAGTGAGATGAAGGTGTCTGTTCCTCTTCATGGCTGTGAACACTTCTACCTCCTCACCAAACCCCTCCAGGAGCCACTTCCACTTAACACTCCAG TGGTGGTCGATATGGACGGCAGGATATATGCACGGCCATGGCAGGGAGGCCTTCTGTCAGGGGGCTTTGAGAAGAACCCCAAACCCATCTTCACAGAGGGTCGCAACCAGCTGGAGATCCAGAACATGCAGGAGGACTGGGACCACTTTG AGCCAATGCTGAGTGCCTTGCTGAGGAGAATGCCAGCTCTTGAGTCAGCTGAGATCCATCAGCTGGTCAACTGTCCGGAGTCGTTCACCCCTGATATGCGCTGTCTGATGGGGGAGACGCCGGGTGTCTCTGGCTACTATGTGCTGGCAGGGATGAACTCCTCTGGCCTGGCCTTCGCTGGAGGAGCCGGCAA GTACCTGGCAGAGTGGATGACCTATGGCTACCCCACTGCCAACGTCTGGCCACTGGACATCAAACGCTTTGGTAACCTGCAGAGCAGCCGAACCTTCCTGAGACACAGAGTAATGGAAGTTGTGC CTCTGCTATTTGAACTAAAGGTTCCTCGGTGGGACTTCCAGACCGGGCGTCAGCTGCGGACCAGCCCTCTGTACGATCGCCTGGACACCCAGGGAGCTCGATGGATGGAGAAACATGGTTTTGAAAGGCCCAAATACTTTGTTCCTCCAGGGAAAG atctTCTGTCTCTGGACCAGAGTAAAACCTTCTACAAGCCCGACTGGTTTGACATTGTTGGCGCAGAAGTGAAATGCTGCAAAGAGGCCGTCTGTGTCATCGACATGTCCTCCTTCACCAAGTTTGAACTGACT TCTACCAAGGACCAGGCCTtggacctgctgcagcatctgtgtgCAAACGACCTGGATGTTCCTGTCGGACATATCGTCCACACCGGCATGCTGAATGAGAGGGGAGGCTATGAGAACGACTGCAGCGTGGTCCGACTCAGCAAGAACAG CTTCTTCATCATCTCTCCAACAGACCAGCAGGTCCACTGTTGGTCCTGGATTAAGAAATACATGCCCAATGACCCACACCTCCACCTAGAGGATGTCAGCTGGAAGTACACTG CTTTAAACCTGATTGGACCTCGTGCAATGGACGTTTTGGCAGAGCTGTCATATGTTTCCATGACACCTGACCACTTCCCCTCCATGTTCTGTAAG gAAATGAGTGTCGGCTATGCCAATGGGATCAGAGTGATGAGTATGACTCACACTGGGGAACCCGGTTTCATGCTCTACATACCCATAGAG TACGCTCTGCACGTGTACAACGAGGTGATGTCAGTCGGTCAGAAGTACGGGATTCGTAATGCAGGGTACTACGCGCTGCGCAGCCTGCGCATAGAGAAATTCTTTGCCTTCTGGGGTCAGGACCTCGACACCTTCACCACCCCGCTGGAGTGTGGACGAGAGTTCAGGGTTAAGTTTGACAAG GACACAGACTTCCTTGGTCGCGAGGCCTTGCTGCAGCAGCGTCAGGATGGCGTGTCTCGGCGGTTCGTCATGCTGGTTCTAGAGGATCACGACACAGAGCTGGACCTGTGGCCATGGTGGGGCGAGCCCATCTACTGTAACGGTCAGTTAGCTGGGACGACCACCAGCAGCGCCTACAGCTACACTCTGGAGCGCCACGTCTGCCTTGGCTTTGTGTCTCCACCGCCAAGCCCAGAGGGGCTCCCCACACCCATCACCCCAGACTTCATCAACCGTGGGGACTATGAGGTGGACATTGCTGGCCAGCGCTACCCAGCCAAAGCCAAACTCTACCCcttcagctccctcttcacccagCAAAAACGCCGCAAGGAAGACATGGAGCTCAGCAACCTCCAGGGGAAGTGA
- the mrpl46 gene encoding large ribosomal subunit protein mL46 codes for MAAPCTRMASRSLLQFLSCFSRTAVGTTGFRPFSSTSVCHATLQTKSVTGTASSPWTLMAAVCLRRLPAISMECSPIEQEFRQMMQQMELEKSLLSDHELRLLEDAERMHRKQAHDYDSDEEDGHRDQEIVLAQDLEDSWEQNLKSFQPAPRVRADVDKDLTSLERCLDDSLLLLAEQQVSGEKLWLLPQTQWQEGETLRQTAERALASLPAGFKATFLSNAPCGVYKYKLPKAARTESSVGTKVFFFKAVLSDRGPPTAPHASFLWLKKSELQHYLKPAYRMKVDRFLLEL; via the exons ATGGCTGCGCCCTGTACAAGGATGGCGAGTCGGTCTCTCTtacagtttttgtcttgttttagcAGAACAGCGGTCGGGACCACGGGGTTCCGTCCGTTTTCCAGCACTTCTGTTTGTCATGCGACTTTGCAGACCAAAAGTGTTACGGGAACAGCGAGTTCTCCGTGGACTTTGATGGCAGCGGTGTGTCTGCGAAGGCTTCCGGCCATTTCCATGGAGTGCAGCCCGATAGAGCAGGAGTTCAGACAGATGATGCAGCAG atggagctggagaaaaGCTTGCTGTCAGACCACGAGCTGCGGCTGCTGGAGGACGCTGAGAGAATGCATCGTAAGCAGGCACACGACTATGACTCAGACGAAGAGGACGGCCACAGGGACCAGGAGATCGTTTTGGCTCAGGACCTGGAAGACTCCTGGGAGCAGAACCTGAAGAGCTTCCAGCCAGCGCcgagggtcagag CTGATGTTGATAAGGACCTGACCTCACTGGAACGCTGCCTGGACGACTCGCTGCTTCTTCTGGCCGAACAGCAGGTCAGCGGCGAGaagctgtggctgctgcctCAGACTCAGTGGCAGGAAGGAGAAACGCTGCGGCAGACGGCCGAGAGAGCCCTCGCTTCCCTGCCAG CTGGTTTCAAGGCGACTTTCCTCAGCAACGCCCCCTGCGGAGTGTACAAGTACAAACTGCCCAAAGCTGCTCGGACGGAGAGCTCGGTCGGAACAAAGGTGTTCTTCTTCAAAGCCGTTCTGTCTGACAGAGGTCCTCCCACGGCCCCACACGCCTCTTTTCTGTGGCTGAAGAAAAGTGAACTGCAGCACTACCTGAAACCAGCGTATAGGATGAAGGTCGACAGATTTCTCCTCGAACTGTGA